The region TGGTAGGGGTCGGCGAGGTAGACCCCGTGTACGGAGTTCAGATGCCGCACCCGGGCGGTGTTGGTGGCCAGCTGCGGTATGTCGGCGTTCATGTAGGTCAGGAACAGGTCCGGGGCCTCCAGCAGGGGGGTGCGCCACCACGGGGTGCGGACCCGGCACTTATAGGCCTGATCCACCCCGGCGGCCTCCCCAGCGGTGATCTTCACCTTCGCCGCCGCCGAGGGGTTGACCCCGGGGTGGAAGAGGTAGGTGGCGGAGCCGTTCTGGGTGAGTTTCTTTAACCGGGCCGGGGTCAGGGCCAGGTGGCGCAGGTGGCTGGAGCCCGGTGGGGAGATCCGCACGACCTCCCCGCGTCCCAGGCCGAGCTCGGCGACCTCCTCGGCGGTCATGGTGAAGTACCGGTTCCCACCGGTCACCGCCCCGAGGCTGGTCTTACCCCACATCCGCAGTTCGGTGAAGGCAGGGGAGTCGGCCACGGTGTGGAACAGGGCGCTGGCGATCGGGGAGACCATCGCGGCCGTCCACTTCTCCCCGGTGCTGGTCGGCACCCAGGTGGCCGGGGCCCCGAGATGGGCCAGATCCGCGGCGTTGTGAGCGTGGAAGAGCTGGAACCGGTCCGTGGGTCCCTGGCCCCAGCCGCTGGCCAGCAGCAGCACGACTTCTTCCTGGACCGTGGGAAAGACCCGTTCGGAGAACAGCACCAGGTCGACCTCGGCGAAGTTCTCCATCAAAAAGGACCGGACCGGGGCGGCATAGTTGGTCGACAGCAGCTCGGCCGGCAGCACCAGCCCCAGCTTGCCGCCCGTGCGCAGGAACGCGGTGGAGTGGGCGACGAACGCCGCCCAGGACGAGGCGAGCTCGGACAGCTCCACCCCGGCGGCCGCAGCAGCGGCACGGGAGGCGGCCCGGGAGGCCCCGGCGTGGGCCTGGTAGCGGATGTAGGGGGGATTGCCGATCACCGCATCAAAGCGCGGGGAGGCCGGCACCTCGAAGAAGTCCGAGGCCTCCAGGTGGGCCTGTACCCCGTGATCGGCCAGGAACTCGCGGGCGAAGGCGGCCGAGGACTCGTGCAGCTCCACCCCGACCAGCTCCACCGTCCCGCCTATCTCCTGGGCGCGGGTGGCTGCGGAGAGCAGGAACGCTGCTTCCCCGGCGGCCGGCTCCAGCACCGCCTCGGTGGTCTCATCAATGGCCCACTGGGCGATGAAGTCCACGATCGCACCCGGGGTGAAGAACGCCCCCCGAGCCTTGCGGAGATCGACGGTGTCCCCGTCACGCAGTACATCAAGAGCCACAGCTTCGGTCATGGGTTCATCCTAGGGCGGCTCCCCGTCACGCTTAGCCAGCGGCGATGGTGACCCCACTCGGGTCGTCCATCGGGAAGCCGACCTTGTCAGTCCGAGGCGATATTTCGGGGTCATAGAGATGGGGGCGAAACGATGTAGGAGAACGCACAGGGCAACAGCTCCTGTGGTTAGGGCAGCCCAGGTGCTGCGAAACCTCTTGACCAGGGATAGTTCGTCTCCTGTGCGGCGTCATAGATGTTGGTTCTGAGGATCGACTTGGTATGTGCGGAAGTGAACACGGTTAATTGAGGGATAACAGGCCCTTCACAGATGAGCATGGGCAGCCGGGGGCGCGCGGGCTTCTCGAGGGGTGTGTTGTGAGGGCTGGGTAGAGGTCGAGGCCTCCAGGATGGGTAGCGACCAAGCAACCTGATCCATGAAGGCCTCGACGTGTCTCATGCTATCTGCGCGCCCGCGTGCGCGCTCTTCGACCTGTCCGACGTCCACGTCCTGGCCGTCGAGCGTGGTCCGCGCTCGTTCACTCTGGTGGTGGAGACCGTGGCGACGCTGGTGGGCTGCCCCTCCTGCGCGGTGCTCGCCACCGGGCACGGCCGGCGGCAGGTCCTGCTCCACGACCTGCCCTGCGCTGGGGTGCCGGTGCGGGTTCGCTGGCGCAAGCGGATCTACCGCTGCCTCGAGGACGCCTGCGGGCTCACGACGTTCAGCGAGGTCCACGATCTGGCCGCGCCGCGGGGCAAGCTCACCACCCGCGCGATCGCCTGGGCCGTGGCCCAGCTGCGCTCCCACGACATCGCGGTCTCGGCCCTGGCGGAGATGCTCGGGGTCGCCTGGAACACCGTCTGGGACGCCGTCGCCCCGGCCATCGAGGACCAGTTGGCCGCGGAGGATCGGCTGGCCGGGGTCAGCGCCTTGGGTGTGGACGAGCACGTCTGGCGCCATGTGGGTCCGCCCGGCA is a window of Kocuria flava DNA encoding:
- a CDS encoding HsdM family class I SAM-dependent methyltransferase — its product is MTEAVALDVLRDGDTVDLRKARGAFFTPGAIVDFIAQWAIDETTEAVLEPAAGEAAFLLSAATRAQEIGGTVELVGVELHESSAAFAREFLADHGVQAHLEASDFFEVPASPRFDAVIGNPPYIRYQAHAGASRAASRAAAAAAGVELSELASSWAAFVAHSTAFLRTGGKLGLVLPAELLSTNYAAPVRSFLMENFAEVDLVLFSERVFPTVQEEVVLLLASGWGQGPTDRFQLFHAHNAADLAHLGAPATWVPTSTGEKWTAAMVSPIASALFHTVADSPAFTELRMWGKTSLGAVTGGNRYFTMTAEEVAELGLGRGEVVRISPPGSSHLRHLALTPARLKKLTQNGSATYLFHPGVNPSAAAKVKITAGEAAGVDQAYKCRVRTPWWRTPLLEAPDLFLTYMNADIPQLATNTARVRHLNSVHGVYLADPYHQLGQELLPLAALNTVTSLSAETVGRAYGGGMLKIEPREADRWHVPSPDLLEEHREALLAIKPKVTALLEDGERGRATALVDQVLLVDGLGMAQEDLEALAQGRATLKARRVARSKSVK